The genomic region ATGGCATCCTCGAGAACGGCGGGAATGGCCCGCGCCAGTGCCGAGACAGCCTCAGGGGGGAGTTTTCCCGCCGCCGACTTGGGCGAGATGCGCGCCTCCCAGAGGATTTCGTCGGCGTAGGCATTGCCGATCCCCCCGATGAGCGCCTGGTCCAGGAGCAGCGCCTTGATCAGCGCCTTCGGCTTTCGGGCGCACAACTGCTGCAATTGCTCCAAGCTGACTTCCAGGGCGTCGGGCGCCTCCCGCTCAGGCTGAGGATTCAGGGTGAGGGTCGCCCACCCCTTGGGGTCGGAGACAGCCAGCGCACAACCGTCGGTGAAGGCAATGCTAACCACCGGCGCCTCCACCCCCTTCAGTTGATCTGCCCCGGCCAGCACGAAACCGCCGGTCAGCATGAGGTGAACCCTCAGGACGGCACCGTTGTCGGCCTGGAAGGAGACCTGCTTTCCCGTTCTCCTGACCGCGGCGATCTTCGCGCCGGTAAGCGCGGAGGAGAGCTGATCCGGAGCTACGTTAAGGCGCCCCCTGTCGTGGAAGGAAACCGACCTTACTTTCTTTCCGGCCAGCTTTTTTTCCAGGTTTTCAGCGTAGATGGTGAGATCAGGGAGTTCGGGCATGCCCCCTCCTTTTTAGCGTCGCGATTACGTTCTCGCGCCAGCGTATCCGAGAAAGCCGTGAAGTCAACGAAAACCATGCGGCGGCGGGGCGGAATGGTCGCTAATCGGCAGCGGCCCCTTCGGCTCGGTAGTCGATGCCCAGGTGCCGCTCACGCAGGCGCTTGATGGAGAGCGGAAGTACGACCGAGGCGAAGATGAACGAGCACCCCAGCCACTCTCCCGCGGTCAGCCGCTCCCCCAGGATCAGCGTCCCCCCCAGCATGCTCCAGACCGGGTCCATAGTGTAGATGAGCCCCGCCTTGGTGGGGGTGGTGTAGCGCTGGTAGCTGTTTTGCAGCGTGAAGCAGATGATGGTCGGGAAGATGGCGCAGTAAAGCAGCGAACCGCCCGAAACCGCGGTGATGGCGAAGGGGGGCTCCGGCAGCACCAGTAACAGCAGGCCTCCCACCGCCGTGACAGTGCCGAATTGCACCAGGCTCAGCAGGTAGACGTCCTCGTCCCGCAAAAGTTTCGACACCGATATGATGTGCAGGGCGATGAAGAGCGCGCACAGGGTGGAGAGCAGGTCCCCCTTGTTGAAACCCTCCGCCCCGCCCTGGGCCAGCTGCCACAGGCCGGCGAGGGCGAGGAAAAGACCGGTCGCGGTCCAGCGGTCGAAGCGCTCGCGCCAGAAGGCGAAGCACAGCAGCGGGATGATCAGCACGAACAGGTTGTTCAGGAACCCCGCGCGCGAGATGCTGGTGCCGCTCACACCGAGAACGAAGGAGAGGTTGGTGGCGGCAAGCGCCATCCCGATGACGAACCCCTTCCCCAGGACGTTCCGGTCGAAGCGCTTCAAGCGCGGCAGGCAGACCACCGCCATAAGCAGCGTTGCCAGGGCGAAGCGGAAGAACAGGAAGGTTACTGGCGGGATCTCTCTGAAGCCGATCTTGTTGAAGACGAAACTCCCTCCCCAGAAAAAGGTTGTAAGTATCAGCCAGAAAGTGGCCTTCGAGGAGCGAGGATCTTCATGAGTAGTTTTGAGCATCGTCTATTAAAGACAGGGGTTGCGGCTTATGTCAACCCCGTAGCGTTTTTCCACCACCTGGCCCGCGAGGGGCTTTGCGGCAGGAGAGCCTTATTGCCGTCACGCTGCGGGAATGGTGCAGGGAGCTAAAGAAACCGCAACAAAGACCGATACGCAACTAGCAGCATAATTCATGAGAGCGCGGTCCCCCGCGAGCAGGTGCAACAAAGGAGGTCCCCCTTGGCAGTTGTCCACATCGACAACCTGGCCCCCGGCATGATTCTCAGCCGCAACGTCTGCGACCGCAGCGGCAGGATGCTCCTTCCGTCCGGTGCGGAGCTTACGGAGAAGCATTTCTCCATCTTCAGGATGTGGGGGGTGCTCGAGGTCGAGATCGTAGGCGAAGGGGTCGCCGAGGACCCCGAGGCGCCTCAGCATGAGGAGGTAGACCCTGAGCTTTTGCGCCAGGCGCGAGCCGAGGTGGAGAGGCTCTTCGTCCATAACGACCCCGAGCACCCCGCGGTGAAGGAACTGCTGCGGATCTGCACCGAAAGGAGGGCCGCCAATGCATCGTAAGCCGCATTCTTCGGTGGAGCACATGGTGGAGGACGTCTCCACCATACATTCCCTCCCGATGTTTTACTCTCAACTCTCGGAAGCGATCGACCACCCCCGCAGCTCCATCGGGGACATCGCCAAGATCATCTCCGAGGACCAGGGGCTCACCGCCAGGATCCTGAAGCTCGCCAACAGCCCTCTGTTCGGCTACTTCTCCAAGATAGACACCATCACCCAGGCCGTCACCATCATAGGTGTGCTCCAGGTGCGCGACCTGGCCCTCGCCATCTCGGTCATGGACGTATTCAAGGGTATCCCCGAGGAACTGGTCAACATGGAGCAGTTCTGGAAGCACAGCATCGCCACCGGGCTCGCGGCGAGGATCCTTGCCACCAGCCAGCGCGAGTCGAACCTGGAGCGCTTCTTCGTTGCCGGGATTCTACACGACATCGGTAGGCTGGTCATGTACGTCCGGGTGCCGGGGATCTGCCTGGAATTGCTGGAGCAGTGCCGGGCGACGGACGCCCTGCTGCACCGCGCGGAACGGGAGAAGTTCGGCTTCGACCACGCCGACGTCGGCGGTGCTCTGCTGAAAAAATGGAAGATCCCCCCCCGGGTGGCCGAGCCCGTGGGGGGCCACCACGACTGCCGCCTGGGCGACCAGTACCCGCGCGAAAGCTCCATACTCCATCTGGCCGACATCATCGCCCACGCCCTGCAGCTGGGCCACAGCGGCGAGATCTTCGTGCCGGAACTCGACAAGGGAGTATGGGACCGGCTGCAGATCTCCTGCTACTTCCTTCCCACACTGGTGAAGCAGGTGGACAGCACCTATGAACAGACAGTATCGGTACTGTTCGGGAGTGAAGATGCATCACAATGAGCCCATTGAAAACCAGGTCCGTAAGCTTCAGGAGAGGGTGAACTTCCTGGAGGAGACCAACCTGAACTACCTGAAGACACTCGACGTGCTGACCGCTTGCAGCGATTTCCAGTCGGACATTTACCGTCAAAAGGAACCTTCCTTCGTGATCAGGGCGGTCTTCGGCCAGTTGAAGCGGCTGATACCCTTCACCGCTCTTGCCATGCTCGGCATCGACGAGGACGCTTCCTTCACCCTTACCGTCTGCGACCCGGAATTCTCCTGTGGCGAGATGATCAACGAGGTAGATGCCCGGGTGCAGGACGGCACCTTCGCTTGGGCCGTGAACCAGAACCACCCCGTGATAGTACCGACACTCTCCGGCACCGACACGCTCGTGCTGCACGTGCTGGCCACCAACAGCCGCATCAGGGGGATGTTCATGGGGATACTTCCCGGCAGCCACCTCAGCGCAGAGGTCTCCACCCTGAACGCCCTGAGCAGCATCCTGATCAACACGGCCTATGCCGTGGAGAACTCGGAACTCTACGACATGCTCCAGGAACACATGCAGACACTGGAGATGAAGGTAGCCCAGCGCACCACCGAGCTCGAGGAAGCTCTGGTCAAGGCCGAGGCCGCCACCGCGGCCAAAAGCGCCTTCCTCGCCAACATGAGTCACGAGATCAGGACTCCGATGAACGGAGTGATCGGCCTTGCCAGGCTTCTGATGGAGACGCCGCTCGACAAGGTACAGCACGGCTACATGGAATCGCTTTCCGATTGCGCCGAAAGTCTTCTCACCATCATCAACGAGATCCTCGACGTCTCCAAGGTGGAAGCGGGGATGCTCACGCTCGAAGCGGTGGTATTCGACCTGCGGCGGTTCCTGGACCGCTCTCTTCAGCCGTTCGTGCTCCGCGGGCAGGAAAAGGGGGTCCGGGTAGAACTTGAGGC from Citrifermentans bremense harbors:
- a CDS encoding Fpg/Nei family DNA glycosylase yields the protein MPELPDLTIYAENLEKKLAGKKVRSVSFHDRGRLNVAPDQLSSALTGAKIAAVRRTGKQVSFQADNGAVLRVHLMLTGGFVLAGADQLKGVEAPVVSIAFTDGCALAVSDPKGWATLTLNPQPEREAPDALEVSLEQLQQLCARKPKALIKALLLDQALIGGIGNAYADEILWEARISPKSAAGKLPPEAVSALARAIPAVLEDAIAELRKRHPDMVSGEYREFLKVHRPGLKKSPTGAPVIKENVSSKQTYYTDEQRLYR
- a CDS encoding DMT family transporter, producing the protein MLKTTHEDPRSSKATFWLILTTFFWGGSFVFNKIGFREIPPVTFLFFRFALATLLMAVVCLPRLKRFDRNVLGKGFVIGMALAATNLSFVLGVSGTSISRAGFLNNLFVLIIPLLCFAFWRERFDRWTATGLFLALAGLWQLAQGGAEGFNKGDLLSTLCALFIALHIISVSKLLRDEDVYLLSLVQFGTVTAVGGLLLLVLPEPPFAITAVSGGSLLYCAIFPTIICFTLQNSYQRYTTPTKAGLIYTMDPVWSMLGGTLILGERLTAGEWLGCSFIFASVVLPLSIKRLRERHLGIDYRAEGAAAD
- a CDS encoding HDOD domain-containing protein encodes the protein MHRKPHSSVEHMVEDVSTIHSLPMFYSQLSEAIDHPRSSIGDIAKIISEDQGLTARILKLANSPLFGYFSKIDTITQAVTIIGVLQVRDLALAISVMDVFKGIPEELVNMEQFWKHSIATGLAARILATSQRESNLERFFVAGILHDIGRLVMYVRVPGICLELLEQCRATDALLHRAEREKFGFDHADVGGALLKKWKIPPRVAEPVGGHHDCRLGDQYPRESSILHLADIIAHALQLGHSGEIFVPELDKGVWDRLQISCYFLPTLVKQVDSTYEQTVSVLFGSEDASQ